Genomic segment of Streptomyces longhuiensis:
TCATGACGGTGATCTCGGTACTCAAGCCATGGGGGATGACGCGACGTGGCCGAAAGCAGCGGCTTGCTGCCCGCAAAGCGGTGGACGCGGACCGGCTGCGTCAGACAGCCTGACCTGCGTGTCGACACCTCCCCTCTCCGCTCTGCCCATCCGCCGGCTGACCCCGCGCGACCTCACGGCGTGCGCCGATCTCTCCGAGGATCGAGGCTGGCCCCGCGAGGAACACAAGTGGGGCCTGCTACTCGCGGCCGGCACCGGCTACGGCATCGACGACCCCGACGGGGGCCTGGTGAGCGCCTGCGTGGTGACCGACTACGGGCCGCCGCACCGACCCACGCTGAGCGCCATCGGCATGGTTCTCGTCGCCGAACGCCACGCCCGCCGCGGGATCGGCCGTCGCCTGATGCAGTACGTGGTCGAGCAGGCGGACACCACACCACTCACCCTGCACGCGACCCCCTACGGCCGCCCGCTCTACGAAGAACTGGGCTTCAAGGTCACCGGGCGCGCGGAGATGGTGCGGGGGCGCTTCACCGCCGGCGGACCGACACCGTCCGTGGCCACGCGCGCCGCGACCGCGGAGGATCTCTCGGCCATCCTTCGCCTGGACGCGGAGGTCTTCGGCCCCGACCGCACCCATGTCCTGACCCGCCTCCCGGCCTTCGGCGACCAGTTGCGCGTGGCCGAGGACGGGGGCGAACTCATCGGCTTCGCAGCCGCCTGGCCCAACATGGACACCCACGTCATCGGCCCGCTGATCGCCCGCGACACCGAGACGGCGAAGGCCCTCGTCACCTCCCTCGCCGCCGGCACAGATCGCCCCCTGCGTACCGACATCGACGTACGCCACGAGGAACTGCTGGCGTGGATCAAGGCACGAGGGGTGGAGTCCCAGGGCTTCAACGCCGTGATGACCTATGGCGCCCCCGACCTCCCCGGCGACTGGACGCGCCGTTTCGCGCCTCTGACGGTCGCCGCGGGCTGACCTCGACCAGGCGGCGCGTGCAACGAAGTCCGCCCCGGACGCCGTGGGATCACG
This window contains:
- a CDS encoding GNAT family N-acetyltransferase, with amino-acid sequence MSTPPLSALPIRRLTPRDLTACADLSEDRGWPREEHKWGLLLAAGTGYGIDDPDGGLVSACVVTDYGPPHRPTLSAIGMVLVAERHARRGIGRRLMQYVVEQADTTPLTLHATPYGRPLYEELGFKVTGRAEMVRGRFTAGGPTPSVATRAATAEDLSAILRLDAEVFGPDRTHVLTRLPAFGDQLRVAEDGGELIGFAAAWPNMDTHVIGPLIARDTETAKALVTSLAAGTDRPLRTDIDVRHEELLAWIKARGVESQGFNAVMTYGAPDLPGDWTRRFAPLTVAAG